A single genomic interval of Chryseobacterium paludis harbors:
- the pafA gene encoding alkaline phosphatase PafA, with protein MLRKISIAALTMLSVVTIDAQKNKNSQLERPKLVVGLVVDQMRWDYLYRFYSKYGNDGFKRLLNTGYALNNVHIPYVPTITALGHTCIYTGSVPAIHGIAGNDWTDKETGKNVYCTTDESVQPVGTTSTRIGSHSPKNLWSTTVTDELKLATNFQAKVIGVSLKDRASILPAGHTPNGAFWFDDSTGNFITSNWYMNDLPQWLKSFNSQNLPEKLVSNGWNTLLPINQYTESSPDNSAWEGLLGSSKTPTFPYSNLAKDYKEKKDNIRYTPFGNTLTLKLAEASVDGEKLGSDNVTDFLAINLASTDYAGHKFGPNSIEVEDVYLRLDQDLAEFFSYLDSKVGKGEYTVFLSADHGGAHSVGFLEEHKIPTGFFGENSQKDINQKLKEKFGVDKLINAVDNYQIYFDRKLLKENKIELDDVRDFTIKELENDPTVLYAVSVVEVQEATIPEPIKQRIINGINRQRSGDIQLISHDSMLPSYAKTGTSHSVWNSYDSHIPLLFMGWGIQHGESNKPYNMTDIAPTVSSLLKIQFPSGNVGNPITEVIGK; from the coding sequence ATGCTTAGGAAAATTTCAATTGCGGCACTTACCATGTTGTCCGTAGTTACAATTGATGCTCAGAAGAACAAAAATTCTCAATTAGAAAGACCCAAATTAGTTGTAGGTTTAGTAGTAGACCAGATGCGTTGGGACTACTTGTACCGTTTTTACAGTAAATATGGAAATGACGGTTTCAAAAGATTATTAAATACCGGATATGCATTAAACAATGTTCATATTCCTTATGTTCCAACAATAACAGCTTTAGGACATACTTGTATTTATACAGGATCAGTTCCCGCGATTCATGGGATTGCAGGAAATGACTGGACCGATAAAGAAACAGGAAAAAATGTTTACTGTACAACAGATGAAAGTGTACAACCGGTTGGAACGACCAGTACCAGAATAGGAAGTCATTCCCCAAAAAATCTGTGGTCAACTACAGTTACTGACGAATTAAAACTGGCAACAAATTTCCAGGCAAAAGTAATCGGAGTGTCTTTAAAAGACCGTGCTTCTATTCTTCCCGCAGGACACACCCCAAACGGAGCTTTTTGGTTTGATGATTCTACCGGGAATTTTATTACCAGCAACTGGTATATGAATGATCTGCCACAATGGTTAAAATCTTTCAATTCTCAGAATTTACCTGAAAAGTTAGTTTCTAATGGATGGAATACTTTATTACCTATCAATCAATATACAGAAAGTTCACCTGATAATTCTGCTTGGGAAGGTCTTTTAGGAAGTTCAAAAACACCTACTTTCCCTTACAGTAATTTAGCAAAAGATTATAAAGAGAAAAAAGATAATATCCGATATACACCTTTTGGAAATACCTTGACATTAAAGTTGGCAGAAGCTTCTGTAGATGGTGAAAAACTGGGAAGTGATAATGTCACAGATTTCCTGGCGATCAATCTTGCTTCTACGGACTATGCGGGACATAAATTCGGACCTAACTCTATTGAAGTGGAAGATGTCTATTTAAGATTGGATCAGGATCTTGCAGAATTCTTTAGCTACCTTGATTCTAAAGTAGGAAAAGGAGAATATACCGTTTTCTTATCTGCAGACCATGGTGGAGCTCATTCTGTAGGTTTTTTAGAAGAGCATAAAATTCCAACAGGTTTCTTTGGTGAAAACAGTCAGAAAGATATCAATCAGAAACTGAAAGAAAAATTCGGTGTAGATAAACTGATCAATGCTGTAGACAATTACCAGATTTATTTCGATAGAAAGCTGTTAAAAGAAAACAAGATCGAATTGGATGATGTAAGAGATTTTACCATCAAGGAATTGGAAAATGATCCAACGGTTTTATATGCTGTTTCTGTAGTTGAAGTTCAGGAAGCAACAATTCCGGAACCTATCAAGCAGAGAATTATCAACGGGATCAACAGACAGAGAAGTGGTGATATTCAACTGATATCTCATGATTCTATGCTTCCTTCTTATGCAAAAACTGGAACATCACACAGTGTATGGAACTCTTATGATTCTCATATTCCTTTATTATTTATGGGATGGGGTATTCAGCACGGAGAAAGCAATAAGCCGTACAACATGACAGATATTGCACCTACTGTTTCTTCTTTATTGAAAATCCAATTCCCAAGTGGAAATGTTGGAAATCCTATTACAGAAGTGATAGGTAAATAA